In one Nocardia tengchongensis genomic region, the following are encoded:
- a CDS encoding site-2 protease family protein: protein MNYPRAVGRKSGAVRPSPVFLAVVAVAVLGGVLAWTSDYGSRQAQFGVFILVVAGWIVSVCLHEFAHAFVAWRAGDHEVEMRGYLTLNPLKYSHPLLSIGLPVVFIALGGFALPGGAVYLQSGNFSPRTQRMISGAGPAVNALCAAVLLVIVRVYGSQHSHEVFWFGLSFLAFLQISATVLNLLPIPGTDGYGILEPSLSYQTRRALDQIKPYGILILFALLFTPELNRLFFDGVSALFELSGVPGNWWRFGSGLTRFWL, encoded by the coding sequence GTGAATTACCCGCGCGCGGTCGGACGGAAGTCCGGTGCGGTCCGGCCCAGTCCGGTGTTCCTGGCGGTGGTGGCGGTCGCGGTACTGGGCGGCGTCCTCGCCTGGACCTCCGACTACGGTTCGCGGCAAGCACAATTCGGGGTTTTCATCCTGGTGGTGGCCGGGTGGATCGTGTCGGTCTGCCTGCACGAGTTCGCGCACGCGTTCGTGGCGTGGCGGGCCGGGGACCACGAGGTGGAGATGCGCGGGTACCTCACACTGAATCCGCTCAAGTACAGCCACCCGCTGCTGTCGATCGGGCTGCCGGTGGTGTTCATCGCGCTCGGCGGTTTCGCGCTGCCGGGCGGCGCGGTGTACCTGCAATCGGGCAACTTCAGCCCGCGCACGCAGCGGATGATCAGTGGGGCCGGGCCCGCGGTGAACGCGCTGTGCGCGGCGGTGCTGCTGGTGATCGTGCGGGTGTACGGCAGCCAGCACTCGCACGAGGTGTTCTGGTTCGGTCTGAGTTTCCTTGCGTTCCTGCAGATTTCGGCGACAGTGCTGAACCTGCTGCCGATTCCGGGCACCGACGGGTACGGGATTCTGGAGCCGTCGCTGAGTTATCAGACGCGGCGGGCGCTGGATCAGATCAAGCCGTACGGCATCCTGATCCTGTTCGCGCTGCTGTTCACGCCCGAGCTCAACCGGCTGTTCTTCGACGGCGTCAGCGCGCTGTTCGAGCTGTCCGGTGTGCCGGGCAACTGGTGGCGGTTCGGCAGCGGGCTGACCCGCTTCTGGCTCTGA
- a CDS encoding aromatic acid exporter family protein has product MRKAADRVRSSLLPIVQCAIGAGVAWFIAHNVIGHERPFFAPMAAMISIGVSFGARLRRSIELIVGVAVGIGIGDLFVSRVGTGGWQIMLLVVLAMCAAVFLDGGPVITMQAASSAVLVATLYPPGQGGASLRMIDALVGGLVGIVVVAAIPLHPVRRAREQAAGILEVMGAALTECADGLLEQDAAKVKQALESVRGTQGAIDSLRNTLEGSQEIIRISPLYWNSRTRLSRLRDAADPLDNAVRNTRVLLRRALTSVRDDEVLDSGLIAEVEKLAQAVDVVRRMMLADPDEKPDPAEATRALRSVGKGATKDLVDGAGLSAHVVFAQLRSIVVDLMQVCGVRRLSAMALLPPTVPHPYVTPID; this is encoded by the coding sequence ATGCGCAAGGCCGCCGACCGGGTCCGCTCGTCGCTGCTGCCGATCGTGCAGTGCGCGATCGGCGCGGGCGTGGCCTGGTTCATCGCCCACAACGTGATCGGGCACGAGCGTCCGTTCTTCGCACCGATGGCGGCGATGATCTCCATCGGCGTCTCGTTCGGGGCGCGGCTGCGCCGGTCGATCGAGCTGATCGTGGGCGTGGCCGTCGGCATCGGCATCGGGGACCTGTTCGTGTCCCGGGTCGGCACCGGTGGCTGGCAGATCATGCTGCTGGTGGTGCTGGCCATGTGCGCGGCCGTCTTCCTCGACGGCGGCCCGGTGATCACCATGCAGGCGGCCAGTTCCGCGGTGCTGGTGGCGACCCTCTACCCGCCCGGTCAGGGCGGGGCGTCACTGCGCATGATCGACGCGCTGGTGGGCGGCCTGGTCGGCATCGTGGTGGTGGCGGCGATTCCGCTGCATCCGGTGCGCCGCGCCCGTGAGCAGGCGGCCGGGATCCTCGAGGTGATGGGCGCCGCCCTCACCGAATGCGCGGACGGCCTGCTCGAGCAGGACGCCGCGAAGGTCAAGCAGGCGCTGGAGTCGGTGCGCGGCACCCAGGGTGCGATCGACTCCCTGCGCAACACTCTCGAAGGCAGCCAGGAGATCATTCGAATCTCCCCGCTGTACTGGAATTCCCGCACCCGACTGAGCCGCCTGCGGGACGCCGCAGACCCGCTCGACAACGCGGTCCGCAATACCCGCGTGCTGTTGCGCCGCGCCCTCACCTCGGTCCGCGACGACGAGGTGCTCGACTCGGGTCTCATCGCGGAGGTCGAGAAGCTCGCCCAGGCCGTGGACGTGGTGCGTCGCATGATGCTCGCCGACCCCGACGAGAAACCCGATCCCGCCGAGGCGACCCGCGCGCTGCGCTCGGTCGGCAAGGGCGCGACCAAGGATCTGGTGGACGGCGCGGGCCTGTCCGCACACGTGGTCTTCGCCCAATTGCGGTCCATCGTGGTGGATCTCATGCAGGTGTGCGGGGTGCGCCGGCTGTCGGCCATGGCATTGCTGCCCCCGACCGTCCCGCACCCCTACGTCACGCCGATCGACTGA
- a CDS encoding DUF3151 domain-containing protein encodes MTSFGDLLGPQPVLLPENTDAEDALLQKQDPVQVAAAHPTASIAWAYLAEAALERGAAAGTDVNHDIISAYAFARTGYHRGLDLLRRNGWKGFGPVPWSHEPNQGFLRSVGALAKAARAIGETDEYARCLDLLEDCDPRAAAELGLD; translated from the coding sequence ATGACCTCCTTCGGCGATCTGCTCGGACCGCAGCCGGTCCTCCTTCCGGAAAACACCGACGCGGAGGACGCGCTGCTCCAGAAACAGGACCCGGTGCAGGTCGCCGCGGCCCACCCGACCGCCTCCATCGCCTGGGCCTACCTGGCCGAAGCGGCGCTGGAGCGGGGCGCCGCCGCCGGGACCGACGTCAACCACGACATCATCTCCGCCTACGCCTTCGCCCGCACCGGCTACCACCGCGGCCTGGACCTGTTGCGCCGCAACGGCTGGAAGGGCTTCGGCCCGGTGCCGTGGAGCCACGAACCCAACCAGGGCTTCCTGCGCAGCGTCGGCGCACTGGCCAAGGCCGCCCGCGCCATCGGCGAGACCGACGAGTACGCGCGCTGCCTGGACCTGCTCGAGGACTGCGACCCCCGCGCCGCCGCCGAGCTCGGCCTCGACTGA
- a CDS encoding DUF4878 domain-containing protein: MSDPKDDQQQQGPANPAPGPAAGERDTGTPSNPADQSADRPENGKDAAAVAGPADTAPPTAATEAIPSPNARTEEIRTGAGKPAASGAPAAKSGPSGFATIHYENPRAAGPSGASRVQPPAGAGRVQPPNAGPQSSQPPTAGPQNTPGGQTPSAGAQRAPGGQAPAAGPQNAPAGQTPAAGPQGTPGGQTPAAGPQGTPAGQTPTAGPQNAPGGQAPAAGPQGTPGGQAPAAARQGSGEFKPQNSPSGQPPAPGSAGQTGAPGRPAVAGQQPASGGRPSGTAQSEPATPAGSGADADKSGTAGSAGGPGSAAPQGEQRSGAGQSGPGGQQSGAGRGPGAASPADDAPTQFIPIQRSGGEQAAPVDAGADATTQLIKIQRPGQGASVAAGVDGPSSKSQSGSAAKDSGQAAGKAGEQEKSAPEQVPTEGMPAASGEKSGGTGDAGAAGGETPVPPSGDAETVVIKKVPKAADAAAPAGPNEAGTEKIRVSGPQGRAVSKPPQSPRVNSGPRNVGPKGNAPAQDAPVEETRPSPPRPPMAPPMGPRRTGTAPSPADMQPTMPGQPIGGPRIASPQRVGAGAPQGPQGPRRPQGPKGPNGPQGPGAPQGLGGAPGPNAPQGPGGQPGPNGQQNLGAPQGPGAQPGTRPGGQPGIGAPVGIGAQGLAQPQRVPPADAVDGAPKASGGSKKMWLIAAAAVLAVVAIVGVVLGVKKSSDSNSSEAQVQKTITSYTDALDSGNLETLRSVTCGAQHDFYQKISADQFASVYKTSKEQKSIPQVKSVDAIQITGDTALAQATVFTEADPAKTSSRTFDLRNEGGSWKVCEPQNGH, translated from the coding sequence GTGTCCGACCCGAAAGACGACCAGCAGCAGCAGGGCCCTGCCAACCCGGCTCCCGGTCCCGCCGCAGGCGAACGGGACACCGGCACACCCTCGAACCCGGCCGACCAGTCCGCTGACCGGCCCGAGAACGGCAAGGACGCCGCGGCCGTCGCCGGCCCCGCCGACACCGCACCGCCGACCGCGGCCACCGAGGCCATCCCCTCCCCCAACGCCCGCACCGAGGAAATCCGCACCGGCGCAGGCAAACCCGCCGCCTCCGGCGCACCCGCCGCCAAGTCCGGCCCCTCCGGTTTCGCCACCATCCACTACGAAAACCCCAGGGCCGCAGGCCCCTCGGGCGCGAGCCGCGTGCAGCCGCCGGCCGGCGCGGGCCGCGTCCAGCCCCCGAACGCCGGACCACAAAGCTCGCAGCCGCCCACCGCCGGACCGCAGAACACCCCGGGCGGACAGACACCTTCCGCGGGAGCGCAGCGCGCGCCGGGTGGCCAGGCCCCGGCCGCGGGACCCCAGAACGCACCCGCCGGACAGACCCCAGCCGCAGGACCGCAGGGCACGCCCGGTGGACAGACCCCAGCCGCAGGACCGCAAGGCACGCCCGCCGGACAGACCCCGACCGCGGGACCGCAGAACGCGCCCGGTGGACAGGCCCCAGCCGCAGGACCGCAAGGCACGCCCGGTGGACAGGCCCCGGCTGCCGCGCGACAGGGCTCGGGCGAATTCAAGCCGCAGAACTCTCCGAGCGGGCAGCCCCCGGCCCCCGGTTCAGCGGGGCAGACCGGAGCGCCCGGGCGTCCGGCCGTGGCCGGTCAGCAGCCCGCGTCCGGCGGACGCCCCTCGGGCACAGCACAATCCGAACCGGCCACACCCGCCGGGAGCGGGGCGGACGCCGACAAGTCCGGCACCGCCGGATCCGCCGGAGGCCCGGGTTCCGCCGCGCCGCAGGGCGAGCAGCGCAGTGGCGCAGGGCAATCCGGTCCGGGCGGACAGCAGTCCGGCGCGGGTCGTGGACCGGGTGCCGCGTCGCCCGCCGATGACGCTCCTACCCAGTTCATTCCGATTCAGCGATCGGGTGGCGAGCAGGCCGCACCGGTGGACGCCGGGGCCGACGCCACCACCCAGTTGATCAAGATTCAGCGGCCCGGCCAGGGCGCGAGTGTCGCCGCCGGAGTGGACGGGCCGAGCAGCAAGAGCCAATCCGGTTCTGCCGCCAAGGATTCCGGGCAGGCTGCGGGCAAGGCCGGTGAGCAGGAGAAGTCCGCACCGGAGCAGGTGCCCACCGAGGGCATGCCCGCGGCTTCCGGCGAGAAGTCCGGCGGCACCGGCGATGCCGGCGCGGCGGGCGGCGAGACGCCGGTCCCGCCGTCGGGTGACGCGGAAACCGTTGTGATCAAGAAGGTTCCGAAGGCAGCCGACGCGGCCGCGCCGGCGGGCCCGAATGAGGCCGGCACCGAGAAGATCCGGGTGTCGGGGCCGCAGGGGCGGGCGGTCAGCAAGCCGCCGCAGTCGCCGCGGGTGAATTCGGGGCCGCGGAATGTCGGGCCGAAGGGGAACGCTCCGGCGCAGGACGCCCCGGTCGAGGAGACCCGTCCGTCTCCGCCGCGACCGCCGATGGCTCCGCCGATGGGTCCGCGCCGGACCGGCACCGCGCCGTCCCCGGCGGATATGCAGCCGACCATGCCCGGCCAGCCGATCGGCGGGCCGCGGATCGCGTCGCCGCAGCGGGTCGGAGCGGGTGCGCCACAAGGCCCGCAGGGACCGCGCAGGCCGCAAGGACCGAAGGGGCCGAACGGCCCGCAAGGACCGGGCGCACCCCAGGGATTGGGTGGCGCGCCGGGCCCGAACGCGCCGCAGGGACCGGGTGGACAGCCGGGACCGAACGGACAGCAGAATCTCGGCGCTCCCCAGGGACCCGGCGCACAGCCGGGGACGCGACCGGGTGGACAGCCGGGCATCGGCGCACCCGTGGGAATCGGTGCGCAGGGACTGGCGCAGCCGCAGCGGGTGCCCCCGGCCGACGCGGTCGACGGGGCTCCGAAGGCGTCCGGCGGGTCGAAGAAGATGTGGCTGATCGCGGCCGCGGCGGTGCTCGCGGTGGTCGCGATCGTCGGTGTGGTGCTCGGCGTGAAGAAGAGCAGCGACAGCAATTCGTCCGAAGCGCAGGTGCAGAAGACGATCACGTCGTACACCGATGCGCTGGACAGCGGGAATCTGGAGACGCTGCGGTCGGTGACCTGCGGTGCGCAGCACGACTTCTATCAGAAGATCTCGGCCGACCAGTTCGCGAGCGTCTACAAGACCTCCAAGGAGCAGAAGAGCATTCCGCAGGTGAAGAGCGTGGACGCCATCCAGATCACCGGCGACACCGCGCTCGCACAGGCGACCGTCTTCACCGAGGCCGATCCCGCGAAGACCTCCTCGCGCACGTTCGATCTGCGTAACGAGGGTGGTTCCTGGAAGGTGTGCGAGCCGCAGAACGGGCACTGA
- a CDS encoding fused (3R)-hydroxyacyl-ACP dehydratase subunits HadA/HadB: protein MPSTAEHIVPDTAESIAPLTAEPATATAAELVGRHFRVRDHYDVGREKVREFARAVRNQHLAHYAEADAAEIGYASLLASPTFASVIGAATTRSLIGSVLTEYDVSQILQTDQVFEYHRPILAGDRLGVDVVVESIRSYGGNDFITVKVTLTDDDMRPVLVATTTIVARKGVEIDPVAVETVSGVVMHGHVVAPGEFDNDPSGLILLAPEDVIEPAAPAAQLPVHTVPTTADVAAGTELPAAKVPVTRGDLVNYAGVSGDPNPIHFSDAAATLVGLPTVVAHGMLTMGLTAGYLVDWLGDPSALGKFSVRFSGYVPVEPTAPTFVEFTGKVKSVDASTGAATVVLGATSEGKKLFGRAIAEIRLS, encoded by the coding sequence ATGCCGAGTACGGCTGAGCACATCGTGCCGGATACGGCAGAGAGCATCGCCCCGCTGACCGCGGAGCCCGCCACCGCCACCGCTGCCGAACTGGTCGGTCGCCACTTCCGCGTCCGCGATCACTACGACGTGGGCCGCGAGAAGGTCCGCGAGTTCGCCCGCGCGGTCCGCAACCAGCACCTCGCCCACTACGCCGAGGCCGACGCCGCCGAGATCGGCTACGCGAGCCTGCTCGCCTCGCCGACCTTCGCATCGGTGATCGGCGCGGCCACCACCCGCTCGCTGATCGGGTCCGTGCTCACCGAGTACGACGTCTCGCAGATCCTGCAGACCGACCAGGTCTTCGAATACCACCGCCCGATCCTGGCCGGCGACCGCCTGGGCGTGGACGTCGTGGTGGAGAGCATCCGCAGCTACGGCGGCAACGACTTCATCACCGTCAAGGTCACCCTGACCGACGACGACATGCGCCCGGTGCTGGTCGCCACCACCACCATCGTGGCCCGCAAGGGCGTCGAGATCGACCCGGTCGCCGTCGAGACGGTGTCCGGCGTGGTCATGCACGGTCACGTGGTGGCCCCCGGTGAGTTCGACAACGACCCGTCCGGCCTGATCCTGCTGGCGCCGGAGGACGTGATCGAGCCGGCCGCCCCCGCCGCGCAGCTCCCGGTCCACACCGTGCCCACCACCGCCGACGTGGCCGCGGGCACCGAACTGCCCGCCGCGAAGGTGCCGGTCACCCGGGGCGACCTGGTCAACTACGCGGGCGTCTCCGGCGACCCGAACCCGATCCACTTCAGCGACGCCGCCGCCACCCTGGTCGGCCTGCCCACCGTGGTGGCGCACGGCATGCTCACCATGGGCCTGACCGCCGGCTACCTGGTGGACTGGCTGGGCGATCCGTCGGCGCTGGGCAAGTTCAGCGTCCGCTTCTCCGGCTATGTGCCGGTGGAGCCGACCGCCCCGACCTTCGTCGAGTTCACCGGCAAGGTGAAGTCGGTGGACGCCTCCACCGGTGCGGCGACCGTCGTGCTGGGCGCGACCTCGGAGGGCAAGAAGCTGTTCGGCCGCGCGATCGCCGAGATCCGGCTGAGCTGA
- a CDS encoding DUF4185 domain-containing protein, with protein sequence MAKRLVAAAGAVIFGAGVLVGMGRPVATAEPETGAAPEVPGIGACGTDARPEHVSVVPKTVEVPVAYPVVTVDTGPLPENTKRVTMELPPDPCVNPCPDLTDTPAPPPGLGEQLGLPKLILRPQPFNFALPNPNPPALPPGPELAHPATEPAAQSPARPAPQVSDVREVSKLTGADSLNRTDKRWQVQGTDLGIMWQSAPDEIAIAFGDTVGREFHPPGGMGEDWRSNLLAFSKNRDLANGVVFDRMVTDDRCHAAEMLSSRKMDNIEITTIPTSGFALGDRQYMSYMSIRTWNSGPGTWYTNYGGLAYSDDHGEHWTKDPYAKWENIFGVSNFQVAAMVPQGDWVYMFGIPNTRLGGVGLARVPKDQVLNPTAYQYWQGGSWAPAVNGTATATPIVDAPAGELSVRYDEDRKVWQMSYLDTAKAGLVVRESDSPQGVWSDSAVTVSALQFPELYGGFIHPWSTGQDLYFTMSTWNDYNVYLMHATLN encoded by the coding sequence ATGGCCAAGCGGCTCGTGGCGGCTGCGGGGGCGGTGATCTTCGGGGCGGGAGTGCTCGTCGGAATGGGTCGGCCGGTCGCGACGGCGGAACCGGAAACCGGTGCGGCGCCGGAGGTTCCGGGCATCGGAGCCTGTGGGACCGACGCCCGGCCCGAACACGTGTCGGTGGTGCCCAAGACCGTGGAGGTGCCGGTGGCGTATCCGGTCGTCACCGTCGACACCGGGCCGCTGCCGGAGAACACCAAGCGGGTGACCATGGAGCTGCCGCCGGACCCGTGCGTGAACCCGTGCCCGGACCTCACCGACACTCCCGCCCCGCCACCGGGACTCGGTGAACAGCTCGGCCTGCCGAAGCTGATCCTGCGGCCGCAGCCGTTCAATTTCGCACTGCCCAACCCGAATCCGCCGGCGCTGCCGCCCGGACCCGAACTCGCGCACCCGGCGACCGAGCCCGCCGCGCAGTCACCCGCCCGGCCCGCGCCGCAGGTCTCCGACGTGCGCGAGGTGTCCAAGCTGACCGGCGCCGACTCGCTCAACCGCACCGACAAGCGCTGGCAGGTGCAGGGCACCGATCTGGGCATCATGTGGCAGAGCGCGCCCGACGAGATCGCCATCGCCTTCGGCGACACCGTGGGCCGGGAATTCCATCCGCCCGGCGGCATGGGCGAGGATTGGCGCTCGAACCTGCTGGCGTTCAGCAAGAACCGCGATCTCGCCAACGGCGTGGTCTTCGACCGCATGGTCACCGACGACCGCTGCCACGCCGCGGAAATGCTGAGCAGCCGCAAGATGGACAATATCGAGATCACCACCATCCCCACCTCGGGGTTCGCGCTCGGTGACCGGCAGTACATGAGCTACATGTCGATTCGCACCTGGAACAGCGGGCCCGGCACCTGGTACACCAACTACGGCGGCCTCGCCTACTCCGACGACCACGGCGAACACTGGACCAAGGACCCGTACGCCAAGTGGGAGAACATCTTCGGCGTCTCCAACTTCCAGGTCGCGGCCATGGTGCCGCAGGGCGACTGGGTGTACATGTTCGGCATCCCCAACACCCGCCTGGGCGGGGTCGGGCTCGCCCGGGTCCCCAAGGACCAGGTGCTCAACCCGACCGCCTACCAGTACTGGCAGGGCGGCTCCTGGGCGCCCGCTGTGAACGGAACGGCCACCGCCACACCGATTGTCGACGCGCCCGCCGGGGAACTGTCGGTCCGCTACGACGAGGACCGCAAGGTGTGGCAGATGAGCTACCTCGACACCGCCAAGGCGGGTCTGGTGGTACGGGAATCGGATTCACCGCAGGGCGTGTGGTCCGACAGCGCGGTCACGGTGAGCGCGCTCCAATTCCCGGAGCTGTACGGCGGTTTCATCCACCCGTGGTCGACCGGTCAGGACCTGTACTTCACCATGTCGACCTGGAACGACTACAACGTCTACCTGATGCACGCGACGCTGAACTGA
- a CDS encoding BTAD domain-containing putative transcriptional regulator, translated as MTVDVRVLGPVQLLVAGRSVPVGGPKPRALLAALTVNRRRAVSSQALADIVWNDDPPDSYQASLQVFVSNIRKTLRTAGIDPVALLRTESSGYRLEIEDDECDLGRFETLRREGSEAAAIGDPATASRLFGAALAEWSGRALDDLSGLGFAESFATAMDEERLLVASARIDSEIALDRASSVVGELVSMTSAHPLREPLWAQLITALYLSGRQADALDACRRVRTVLADELGIDPGPALIALEQKVLRQEPLSTGQIHEVERMAKAMTETVTEMPRAVRAGQLRLADGRVVPIGANGVKIGRMTDNDLILDDPKASRYHAQITPSRAGLLIKDLHSANGIYINEESIESAAVLADGDAIRIGTTVIVFQALR; from the coding sequence ATGACTGTCGATGTACGGGTCCTGGGCCCCGTGCAGCTGTTGGTCGCCGGTCGGTCCGTGCCGGTCGGCGGCCCCAAGCCGCGCGCGCTGCTGGCGGCGCTGACCGTGAACCGGCGGCGGGCGGTGTCCTCGCAGGCACTGGCCGACATCGTCTGGAACGACGATCCGCCGGACTCCTATCAGGCGAGCCTGCAGGTGTTCGTCTCCAATATTCGCAAGACGTTGCGCACCGCCGGCATCGATCCGGTCGCGTTGCTGCGCACCGAATCCTCCGGCTACCGCCTCGAAATCGAGGACGACGAGTGCGATCTCGGCCGTTTCGAGACGCTGCGCCGCGAAGGTTCCGAGGCCGCCGCCATCGGCGACCCCGCCACCGCGTCCCGGCTCTTCGGTGCGGCCCTGGCCGAATGGAGCGGCCGTGCGCTCGACGACCTGTCCGGTCTGGGCTTCGCGGAGAGCTTCGCCACCGCCATGGACGAGGAGCGGCTGCTGGTCGCCTCCGCCCGCATCGACTCCGAAATCGCCTTGGACCGCGCCTCTTCCGTGGTCGGCGAACTGGTGTCGATGACCAGCGCGCACCCGCTGCGGGAACCGCTGTGGGCGCAGCTCATCACCGCCCTGTACCTGTCCGGCCGCCAAGCCGACGCGCTCGACGCCTGCCGCCGGGTGCGCACCGTGCTCGCCGACGAACTCGGCATCGATCCCGGTCCCGCGCTGATCGCGCTGGAACAGAAGGTGCTGCGCCAGGAACCGTTGAGCACCGGGCAGATTCACGAGGTCGAACGCATGGCGAAGGCCATGACCGAGACCGTCACCGAGATGCCGCGGGCGGTCCGCGCCGGACAGCTGCGCCTGGCCGACGGGCGGGTGGTGCCGATCGGCGCCAACGGCGTGAAGATCGGTCGGATGACCGACAACGATCTGATCCTCGACGACCCCAAAGCCAGCCGGTACCACGCCCAGATCACCCCGAGCCGGGCCGGACTGCTGATCAAGGATCTGCACTCCGCCAACGGGATCTACATCAACGAGGAGTCCATCGAGTCCGCGGCGGTGCTCGCCGACGGCGACGCCATCCGGATCGGCACCACCGTGATCGTCTTCCAGGCTCTGCGCTGA
- the fbaA gene encoding class II fructose-bisphosphate aldolase encodes MPIATPEIYAEMIARAKQNSFAFPAINCTSSETINAAIKGFADAGSDGIIQFSTGGAEFGSGLGVKDMVTGAVALAEFANVVAARYDVTIALHTDHCPKDKLDTFVRPLLAISAERVKNGLNPLFQSHMWDGSAIPIDENLEIAKELLKQAHAANIILEVEIGVVGGEEDGVEAEINDKLYTSPEDFEKTIDALGSGENGQYLLAATFGNVHGVYKPGNVVLKPEVLAEGQRVAAAKLGLGADAQPFDFVFHGGSGSLKSEIEDSLRFGVVKMNVDTDTQYAFTRPVAGHMLGNYDGVLKIDGEVGNKKVYDPRSYLKKAETSMAARVVEACNDLNSAGRSISAK; translated from the coding sequence GTGCCCATCGCGACTCCGGAGATCTACGCCGAGATGATTGCTCGGGCCAAGCAGAACTCCTTCGCGTTCCCCGCCATCAACTGCACGTCCTCGGAGACGATCAACGCGGCCATCAAGGGCTTCGCGGACGCCGGTTCCGACGGCATCATCCAGTTCTCCACCGGCGGTGCGGAATTCGGTTCCGGCCTGGGCGTGAAGGACATGGTGACCGGCGCGGTCGCGCTGGCCGAGTTCGCGAACGTGGTGGCCGCGCGCTACGACGTCACCATCGCGCTGCACACCGACCACTGCCCGAAGGACAAGCTGGACACCTTCGTGCGCCCGCTGCTGGCCATCTCGGCCGAGCGCGTGAAGAACGGTCTGAACCCGCTGTTCCAGTCGCACATGTGGGACGGTTCCGCGATCCCGATCGACGAGAACCTCGAGATCGCCAAGGAACTGCTGAAGCAGGCGCACGCGGCGAACATCATCCTCGAGGTCGAGATCGGCGTCGTCGGCGGTGAAGAGGACGGCGTCGAGGCCGAGATCAACGACAAGCTCTACACCTCGCCCGAGGACTTCGAGAAGACCATCGACGCGCTCGGTTCCGGCGAGAACGGCCAGTACCTGCTGGCCGCCACCTTCGGCAACGTGCACGGCGTCTACAAGCCGGGCAACGTGGTGCTCAAGCCCGAGGTGCTGGCCGAGGGCCAGCGCGTGGCCGCCGCCAAGCTGGGTCTGGGCGCGGACGCGCAGCCGTTCGACTTCGTCTTCCACGGCGGATCGGGCTCGCTGAAGTCGGAGATCGAGGACTCGCTGCGCTTCGGTGTGGTGAAGATGAACGTCGACACCGACACCCAGTACGCGTTCACCCGTCCGGTGGCCGGGCACATGCTCGGCAACTACGACGGCGTGCTGAAGATCGACGGCGAGGTCGGCAACAAGAAGGTCTACGACCCGCGCAGCTACCTCAAGAAGGCCGAGACCTCGATGGCCGCGCGCGTCGTCGAGGCCTGCAACGACCTCAACTCGGCGGGACGCTCGATCAGCGCCAAGTAA
- a CDS encoding DedA family protein codes for MHLLTETWLSHAVLPAILAIVFIETGLLFPILPGDSLLFTGGLLAASAHPPAGMNIWWLVPATAFVAWLGDQSGYWIGRSIGPALFKKEDTRFFKQRYITETHAFFEKHGPKTIVLARFVPIVRTFMPVLAGVSKMDYRKFATVDIIGAVLWGGGVTVLGYFLGNVEFIRKNVEAIFLLIVFVSILPGIIAVGKNLLHRGSHPEQQELATSSNESTR; via the coding sequence ATGCACCTCCTCACGGAGACGTGGCTGTCCCACGCGGTGCTCCCGGCGATCTTGGCCATCGTCTTCATCGAGACCGGCCTGCTGTTCCCGATCCTCCCCGGCGACTCGCTGCTGTTCACTGGCGGTCTGCTGGCGGCCTCGGCGCACCCGCCGGCCGGTATGAACATCTGGTGGCTGGTTCCGGCCACCGCGTTCGTGGCCTGGCTGGGCGATCAGAGCGGCTACTGGATCGGGCGCAGCATCGGCCCGGCGCTGTTCAAGAAGGAGGACACCCGCTTCTTCAAGCAGCGCTACATCACCGAGACGCACGCCTTCTTCGAGAAGCACGGCCCCAAGACCATCGTGCTGGCCCGCTTCGTGCCCATCGTGCGCACGTTCATGCCGGTGCTGGCCGGTGTGTCGAAGATGGACTACCGCAAGTTCGCCACCGTCGACATCATCGGCGCGGTGCTGTGGGGCGGCGGCGTCACCGTGCTCGGGTACTTCCTGGGCAATGTCGAGTTCATTCGCAAGAACGTCGAGGCGATCTTCCTGCTGATCGTGTTCGTGTCCATTCTCCCGGGCATCATCGCGGTCGGTAAAAATCTGCTGCACCGCGGTTCGCACCCGGAGCAGCAGGAGCTGGCCACCTCGTCGAACGAGTCGACCCGCTGA